A single window of Sporosarcina sp. FSL W7-1349 DNA harbors:
- a CDS encoding C40 family peptidase, whose translation MKKKAFSVLASVSLATLIAAGSAQASTDTHVVKPGDTLWKIASQHKLTVDELKSMNNLASDSIKIDQKLIVSPKQTNAKKPAASSKPAAKQTVSVGQAISKDKIATSSINSWAKAPAKPANPQVNDSKPPAPKAPAAPSNGVLAAAVDVSMPLLGTPYVWAGATEEGFDCSGFIYYVFNKAGLALPRLDTIGMFNQSTAVAQPVPGDLVFFENTYREGISHAGIYLGDGKFIHAGTKQVEISSVDYPYWQEKLVGYKRFNQIK comes from the coding sequence ATGAAAAAGAAGGCTTTTTCGGTATTGGCTTCCGTCTCGCTGGCGACCTTAATCGCTGCTGGAAGCGCGCAGGCTTCAACGGATACCCATGTCGTCAAACCGGGGGATACGCTTTGGAAAATCGCATCGCAGCATAAATTGACTGTGGATGAATTGAAAAGCATGAATAACCTGGCCTCGGATTCTATTAAAATCGATCAAAAGCTCATCGTTTCACCGAAACAGACAAATGCCAAGAAACCGGCGGCATCGTCCAAACCGGCAGCGAAGCAGACCGTTTCAGTAGGACAAGCCATCAGCAAAGATAAAATCGCGACGTCGTCCATCAATTCATGGGCGAAAGCGCCCGCGAAACCGGCAAACCCGCAAGTGAACGATTCAAAACCGCCTGCTCCGAAGGCCCCGGCGGCACCATCGAATGGCGTCTTGGCCGCGGCAGTTGACGTCTCCATGCCGCTCCTCGGCACACCTTATGTATGGGCGGGCGCGACGGAAGAGGGCTTCGATTGCAGCGGGTTCATTTATTATGTCTTCAATAAAGCTGGACTTGCCCTTCCTCGCCTTGACACGATCGGCATGTTCAACCAATCGACGGCAGTCGCGCAACCGGTTCCCGGGGACCTTGTCTTCTTCGAAAATACCTACCGGGAAGGTATCTCCCACGCCGGAATCTATTTGGGAGACGGGAAGTTCATCCACGCCGGAACGAAGCAAGTGGAAATTTCCTCCGTCGATTATCCCTATTGGCAGGAAAAACTTGTCGGCTATAAGCGATTCAATCAAATCAAATAA